TTGTATGAGAGATATAAATCCTCAGTTTTTCTGGGAAGGTGCAAGTTTTTTGACAGACCAGCCCGAATTTAATTCTATATCTTCACTTATACTTAAAAAATTTGAGAATCAAGAAATGTCCCCTGCCCTTCTTAAACTCATTTACCCTGCGGATACCTTAATATATGTAGGTGAGGATGTTGATGCAATGCCTTTTTCACAATGTAGTTTTATTGCATCAAGATACAGGGCAAAGAAAGGTATATCAGGTTTTGTTGGTGTTGTAGGCCCAAAGCGGATACCATACAGGAAAATTGTTGCAACAATCTCATATATTGCGGAACAACTATCGGATAGGATAGATAAGGGAGGTTTTATTGAATAACAAAAAAGAGGCAAAAAATCAGGACACAATAAAATCTCAAGCACAAGGACCTGAAATAAAAGAAGAAAAAAAACAAGAATCCGCAGAGGTTCAGCCTTCGGAAAAAGAGAGACAGTTATTAGAACAATTGGTCATAATAAAGGCAGACTTTGAGAATTTTAGAAAAAGAGCAATAAAAGAAAAAGAATCTGCCATACGGTTTGCCAATGAAAGGCTGATTGTTGAACTTATCAGTCTGCTTGATGATTTTGACAGGGCACTTGAGAATATAAGTGAAGATAATTCCAATAAACAGATACTTACAGGTGTTAAGATGGTTCAAAAAAATCTTCAGAAGTTTTTAAAATTAAGGGGGCTTGAACAGATAGAAGCGGTTGGAAAATCATTTGACCCTCGCCTGCACGAGGCAGTTGAAGAGATAAAAAGTACAGAACATCCTGATTATCTAATTACTGATGAAATGAGAAAAGGATATAAACTTCACAATGTAGTGATCCGTCCAAGTGCAGTAAAGGTTGCAAAGAAAATCAAAGAAAAAGATTTAAGAACAGATCTTAATAGAAAACCTCAGATAGAAGAAAGTATATAAGAGTCTATGAGCACAATCCCAATATAACAGGCAACAGGTGACAGACAACTGGTGCTCTGGCATCTCGGTGAACGGGGAACGGCATACGGACGACGGGGAGAATATATATGTTATGGAGAATTGAGGTAAAAAATAAAAAGGAAATACTTGATTCTACAGGAAGCGATGTCCTTCATAATATAAAGGAAATTGGTATCAATACTGTTTTATCCTGCCAGTGTGTTTCTGTTTATACAATTGAAGGAGATATCTCTGAAGACTATGCTTGCTGTATAGCAAAAGAACTTCTTACGGATTCTGTACTTGAGGAGTTTTCTTTGATTGATATTGAAAAAAAGATGGTTCCTCGCAAGGCAGAGGGGATAGAAATAGAGATTGGGTTAAACGATGGAGTAATGGATCCTGCTGAGGAAAGTATATTAAGAGGAATAAAAACACTTAAAATCACAGGTTGCAGGAAAGTAAAAACATCTAAAATATATACCTTAAAAGGCAACCTTTTAAGCGAAGAGATAGAAAAAATAACCGACAAAATTTTGATGAACAAACTTATACAGCACAGGGTTATAGAACCCAGAGATGAGTTTAAAGTAACTGTTTGTCAAAAGCCATTTAACCTTACAAAAGTGGATATTTTAAGTGCAGGTGATCTTAAATTAATGCAAGTGTCAAAACAAAGACAGTTATCTTTAAATATTCAAGAAATGAAAGCAATAAAAAAATATTTTTCAAACCTGAAAACAGATCCAACAGATGTTGAACTTGAAACAATTGCGCAAACATGGTCAGAACACTGCGTGCACAAAACCTTAAAAAGTCTGATACAGTACGAGCAAACAGACGAAAGTGGAACTGTTATAGAGAAAAAATCCATAGATAACCTTCTTGCATCAACAATAGTAAAGGCAACAGAAGAAATTAAGAAACAGTGGTGTATATCAGTTTTTAAAGACAATGCAGGCATTGTAGATTTTGATAAAGATGATGCGGTTTGTTTTAAGGTTGAAACGCATAACCATCCGTCAGCACTTGAACCTTATGGAGGTGCAAATACAGGTTTGGGCGGTGTGATAAGAGATGTGCTTGGAACAGGGCTTGGTGCAAAGCCTGTTGCAAGTACAGATGTATTCTGTTTTGGACCTTTTGATCTTTCTGAACAGGAAATTCCCGTCAATATACTTCATCCAAAAAGAATAATGAAAGGAGTTGTAAGAGGTGTCCGAGATTATGGAAACAAGATGGGGATTCCAACAGTAAATGGCGCTGTATGTTTTGATAAAGGATTTACATGCAATCCTCTTGTTTTTTGCGGAAATATAGGAATTATTCCTAAGACAAAGTGTTTTAAAAAAGTAAAACCCAAACAGAGAATAGTTGTCGTAGGAGGAAAAACAGGCAGAGATGGCATACATGGTGCAACATTTTCTTCAAGCGAACTTACAGCAGAATCAA
The bacterium Unc6 DNA segment above includes these coding regions:
- a CDS encoding nucleotide exchange factor GrpE translates to MREVLLNNKKEAKNQDTIKSQAQGPEIKEEKKQESAEVQPSEKERQLLEQLVIIKADFENFRKRAIKEKESAIRFANERLIVELISLLDDFDRALENISEDNSNKQILTGVKMVQKNLQKFLKLRGLEQIEAVGKSFDPRLHEAVEEIKSTEHPDYLITDEMRKGYKLHNVVIRPSAVKVAKKIKEKDLRTDLNRKPQIEESI